One Succinispira mobilis DSM 6222 genomic window carries:
- a CDS encoding helix-turn-helix domain-containing protein: MNKMLSAKEVCQFFFNGHVSYWKLLNMAKSGEIPTIRVGSRYLFNIDSLNEWAKSRELSLASNDTGQLNKCS; this comes from the coding sequence ATGAACAAGATGCTTAGCGCAAAAGAGGTCTGTCAATTTTTCTTTAATGGACATGTTTCCTACTGGAAGCTGCTCAATATGGCAAAGTCCGGAGAAATTCCGACAATTCGTGTCGGAAGCCGTTATTTGTTTAATATCGATTCACTTAACGAATGGGCAAAATCCCGGGAGCTTTCCCTTGCTTCTAACGATACCGGCCAGCTAAATAAGTGCTCCTAA
- the glmS gene encoding glutamine--fructose-6-phosphate transaminase (isomerizing) translates to MCGIVGYIGFNEATPFLVDGMSKLEYRGYDSAGIAVFDGKRINIEKCVGRLDRLRDKIGAHVPTGTIGIGHTRWATHGRPSDQNSHPHADASGKFAVVHNGIIENYLVIKEDLIAKGHVFLSETDTEVVVHLMAELYNGDFEQTVKKVLKIIEGSYSLVFMCADAPDKLICTKKDNPLVIGLGEGENFIASDIPAIINYTRKNYILSDGEFAVVTKDSVWVEDRDGVPISKKVFEVYWDAEAAEKGGYDHFMLKEIYEQPQAVRATMSSRIAKDESTTIFNELNWVKDDLDNIKKIFIIACGTAYHAGIVGKYYIEQIAKIPVEVDIASEFRYRKPLVDESTLTIVISQSGETSDTLAALKEAKRLGARTLAVTNVVGSSIAREADQVIYTYAGPEIAVASTKAYTTQLAVMLMLAIYMGNIKNVLSSERSKELVHALHILPEQLDELLKDVTNIKEHAYRYKEAKDMFFLGRSLDYAVALEGSLKLKEISYIHAEAYAAGELKHGTLALIVEGVAVIVLATQHDVYEKTLSNIKEVKARDAEVLGIALAGDDSISKYVDHTIFIPKADKYTAPILSVLPLQIFAYYAAVARECDVDKPRNLAKSVTVE, encoded by the coding sequence ATGTGTGGGATTGTTGGTTATATCGGATTTAATGAAGCTACCCCTTTTTTAGTAGATGGAATGAGTAAATTAGAATATCGGGGTTATGATTCAGCGGGGATAGCAGTTTTTGATGGTAAAAGAATTAATATAGAAAAATGTGTTGGCCGATTGGATCGTTTGCGCGATAAAATAGGGGCACATGTTCCCACAGGGACGATTGGTATTGGGCATACTAGATGGGCTACACATGGTCGTCCTTCTGATCAAAATAGTCATCCACATGCCGATGCAAGTGGGAAATTTGCAGTGGTACATAATGGAATAATTGAAAATTATTTGGTAATTAAAGAAGATTTAATTGCTAAAGGGCATGTTTTTTTATCAGAAACTGATACAGAAGTTGTAGTGCATTTGATGGCTGAACTCTATAATGGAGATTTTGAACAGACCGTAAAAAAAGTTTTAAAAATAATTGAAGGCTCGTATTCTTTGGTATTTATGTGTGCGGATGCTCCTGATAAGCTGATTTGCACTAAAAAAGACAATCCTTTGGTTATTGGTTTAGGTGAAGGTGAGAATTTCATTGCTTCGGATATTCCAGCGATTATAAATTATACGCGCAAAAACTATATCTTAAGTGATGGTGAATTTGCGGTTGTTACTAAAGATAGTGTTTGGGTAGAAGATCGCGATGGTGTTCCAATTAGTAAAAAAGTTTTTGAAGTATATTGGGATGCTGAAGCTGCAGAAAAAGGTGGCTATGACCACTTTATGCTCAAAGAAATTTATGAGCAACCACAAGCGGTAAGAGCAACAATGAGCTCTAGAATTGCTAAAGACGAATCTACAACAATCTTTAATGAATTGAATTGGGTAAAAGATGATTTAGATAATATAAAAAAAATCTTTATTATTGCTTGCGGTACAGCATATCATGCCGGAATAGTTGGTAAATACTATATTGAACAGATTGCTAAAATTCCAGTTGAGGTTGATATTGCTTCAGAATTTCGCTATCGCAAACCTCTTGTTGATGAAAGCACTTTGACTATTGTAATTAGCCAATCAGGAGAAACTAGTGATACTTTAGCGGCTTTGAAAGAGGCTAAACGCCTGGGGGCTAGGACGCTGGCAGTAACAAATGTTGTAGGCTCTTCAATTGCTCGTGAAGCTGATCAAGTTATTTATACTTATGCAGGACCAGAGATTGCTGTTGCTTCTACTAAAGCCTATACAACACAACTGGCAGTAATGTTAATGTTGGCAATTTACATGGGGAATATTAAAAATGTATTAAGTTCGGAACGAAGTAAAGAATTAGTGCATGCTTTACATATTTTACCAGAACAGTTAGATGAGTTATTAAAAGATGTGACTAATATAAAAGAACACGCATATCGCTATAAAGAAGCTAAGGATATGTTCTTCTTAGGACGGTCACTAGACTATGCTGTAGCTTTAGAAGGCTCATTAAAATTAAAAGAAATATCATATATTCATGCCGAAGCTTATGCAGCAGGAGAACTAAAGCATGGAACTTTAGCATTAATCGTAGAAGGTGTTGCTGTAATTGTGCTAGCAACTCAACATGATGTATATGAAAAAACTTTAAGTAACATTAAGGAAGTTAAAGCCCGTGATGCTGAAGTTCTAGGAATTGCTTTAGCTGGGGATGATAGTATTTCTAAATATGTAGATCATACTATATTTATACCAAAAGCAGATAAATATACGGCACCAATTCTTTCGGTGTTGCCATTGCAAATTTTTGCATATTATGCAGCAGTAGCTAGAGAATGTGACGTTGATAAACCAAGAAATTTAGCTAAAAGCGTAACCGTTGAATAA
- a CDS encoding helix-turn-helix domain-containing protein — MELVTMYLEKEGERKAQRDAAELQRLQWISEVADFMKRRKEMGISRSDFAPEMGISKSTLYKLETGKKVRDRYHLLKLYEKCLRIFELIIENEELMAENRNLRNLSNINIEVGGRRWTIPASDINPVQRRSVI; from the coding sequence ATGGAATTAGTAACTATGTATCTCGAGAAAGAAGGAGAAAGAAAGGCACAGCGTGATGCTGCTGAGTTGCAACGCTTGCAATGGATAAGCGAGGTCGCTGACTTCATGAAACGCCGGAAGGAAATGGGTATTTCTCGTTCAGATTTTGCACCAGAGATGGGAATAAGCAAATCAACACTATATAAGCTTGAGACTGGGAAAAAAGTTAGAGACCGATACCATTTATTAAAACTGTACGAAAAATGCCTTAGAATATTTGAGCTAATAATAGAAAATGAAGAACTTATGGCTGAAAACAGAAATCTACGTAACCTATCTAACATTAATATTGAAGTCGGTGGTCGTCGATGGACAATACCTGCTTCGGATATTAATCCTGTGCAAAGAAGAAGTGTAATCTGA
- a CDS encoding phage/plasmid replication domain-containing protein, whose protein sequence is MVHTFEIYTYISLLRAGLLLDELEASEAMRFVGPGNVNGITKLSIFPRGDNFGYILKLIVNPAKLLYGYDAFETMDVDLLPELATAFASALSEALGYEDFPDLPDWLVHRIDFAVDVYTEHPREYLLLFDKGDKPKSYKERYSGRDGSCYWECKSTTANVYYKADQMAREGKSPELIERAKNLIRFEVQCKSPKVTYLRKKFGLEGRRLSELFTRDCAEAVLTTYCRRVFKTGDYYSRTEAGKRMKALGLSTRQQRACDNILRAIAQTRSISAARQKITTEGIMVKNTIPVIQLNYSVEQFGRNCKKLSDSGINPVTIPRDWNIDYLPGIYSLLHDRLGISFDSTTTKLA, encoded by the coding sequence ATGGTTCACACATTTGAGATTTACACTTATATATCATTACTACGGGCAGGGTTACTCCTGGACGAACTAGAAGCAAGTGAGGCAATGCGTTTTGTAGGTCCGGGAAATGTTAATGGGATTACTAAGCTAAGCATTTTCCCCAGAGGTGATAATTTCGGGTACATACTGAAGCTGATCGTGAATCCTGCGAAGTTACTATACGGCTACGATGCGTTTGAGACGATGGATGTCGATTTGCTACCGGAACTTGCTACGGCCTTCGCCAGCGCTTTGTCAGAAGCTCTGGGGTATGAGGACTTCCCGGATCTTCCGGACTGGCTTGTCCACAGAATTGATTTTGCTGTTGACGTTTATACTGAGCACCCCAGGGAATACCTTTTGCTCTTTGACAAGGGTGATAAGCCTAAAAGCTACAAGGAAAGGTATAGCGGACGAGACGGGAGCTGCTACTGGGAATGCAAATCAACAACGGCGAATGTATATTACAAGGCAGATCAGATGGCAAGGGAAGGCAAGAGCCCGGAGTTGATTGAACGGGCGAAGAACCTTATTCGCTTTGAAGTCCAGTGCAAAAGTCCCAAGGTCACGTACCTGCGCAAAAAGTTCGGTCTGGAAGGTAGAAGGTTAAGCGAGCTTTTTACCCGAGATTGTGCCGAAGCAGTATTAACTACTTATTGTCGCCGTGTTTTTAAGACCGGAGATTATTATTCACGAACAGAAGCAGGAAAGCGAATGAAGGCATTGGGACTGTCTACACGACAACAAAGAGCCTGTGACAACATTCTCCGTGCTATCGCTCAAACTAGATCCATATCAGCGGCACGCCAAAAAATTACTACAGAAGGAATAATGGTGAAGAACACGATTCCTGTAATTCAGCTCAATTATTCGGTGGAACAATTCGGGCGCAACTGCAAAAAACTATCCGATTCGGGAATCAATCCTGTGACGATACCGCGGGATTGGAATATTGATTATCTGCCCGGAATATATAGTTTGCTACACGATAGGTTAGGTATATCTTTTGATTCAACTACCACTAAGTTAGCTTAA
- a CDS encoding tyrosine-type recombinase/integrase encodes MAGSIKKQPNGKYLLTAYCGYDAKGKQVRIRKTIEAKSDREAQKKLALFVAEVENGGIAQTANMTLAEFADYWLEKHAKMHLADRTLERQLGILKTRILPTLGHLKIDKIKPSHVLHLKQQLIDCERLDRKAGKLSLRSVEMNLGLLRSMLNKAVKWKLISTNPCQDVDIPKPKHRKIPIYDEQQLAIFLRLLDSEPTKYKLMAMLALTTGLRRSEMFGLEWQHINFNKRTCSIEQSSLYIVGKGLITKEPKTELSARLVAAPTITMELFKQHYEDQRIEQDKLQDMWCGSNRVFTTWDGRPMHPDTFNTWLKKFIKKHNLPHISPHSFRHMSATFALQQGIYLKSVSSRLGHAKTSTTADIYAHALQSVDREIADKMDSFLDSINGNQILN; translated from the coding sequence ATGGCAGGATCAATCAAAAAACAACCTAATGGCAAATACTTATTAACTGCCTATTGTGGATATGATGCCAAGGGGAAACAAGTACGCATTCGTAAAACAATAGAGGCGAAGTCAGACCGAGAGGCTCAGAAGAAGTTGGCCCTCTTTGTTGCAGAGGTTGAAAATGGTGGTATAGCACAAACCGCAAATATGACACTAGCCGAGTTCGCCGATTACTGGCTCGAAAAGCACGCAAAGATGCATTTGGCCGATCGAACTCTTGAACGGCAGCTCGGAATATTGAAGACAAGAATACTTCCGACACTTGGACATCTAAAGATAGATAAAATAAAACCAAGCCATGTCCTTCATCTAAAGCAGCAGCTAATTGATTGTGAACGATTAGACAGGAAAGCCGGCAAATTATCATTGCGCAGTGTCGAAATGAATCTTGGCCTTTTACGCTCCATGCTAAATAAAGCGGTAAAATGGAAGCTAATATCTACTAATCCTTGTCAGGATGTTGATATTCCGAAGCCGAAACACCGCAAAATCCCCATTTACGACGAACAACAACTGGCGATATTCCTCCGATTACTGGATAGTGAGCCAACTAAATATAAGCTAATGGCTATGCTGGCCTTAACAACCGGTCTTCGTCGCAGCGAAATGTTCGGACTAGAATGGCAGCATATTAACTTTAATAAACGAACGTGTTCCATTGAGCAAAGCAGCTTGTATATCGTTGGCAAAGGATTAATAACCAAAGAACCAAAGACAGAGCTATCAGCCAGACTAGTTGCTGCTCCAACGATCACTATGGAATTATTTAAACAGCATTATGAAGATCAACGAATTGAGCAGGATAAGCTCCAAGACATGTGGTGTGGCAGCAACCGGGTTTTCACAACTTGGGATGGTCGTCCTATGCACCCAGATACGTTTAATACTTGGCTTAAGAAATTTATTAAGAAACATAACCTTCCGCACATCAGCCCGCACTCTTTCCGACATATGTCAGCTACCTTTGCTCTGCAGCAAGGTATATACCTTAAGTCGGTCTCTAGTCGATTGGGACATGCCAAGACCAGTACAACTGCCGATATTTATGCTCACGCGCTACAATCAGTTGACCGTGAAATCGCTGATAAGATGGACTCATTTCTTGATAGTATTAATGGAAATCAAATTCTAAACTAA
- a CDS encoding flavin reductase family protein: MLITAAKEGKSNTMTASWGGLGVMWGKKVAYVVIRPQRYTKEFIDVAESFSLSFLPEKFRKELSYLGSVSGRDEDKIAKAGLSLTYQEEVPYFEESELVLICKKLFVQEFKDESFLDKSILDTWYKAGDNHYLYIAEIIDVLKK, from the coding sequence ATGCTTATAACCGCGGCTAAAGAAGGAAAGTCTAACACAATGACAGCTTCTTGGGGTGGTCTAGGTGTAATGTGGGGGAAAAAAGTTGCTTATGTGGTAATTCGCCCACAACGATATACTAAGGAGTTTATAGATGTAGCAGAAAGCTTTTCGTTAAGTTTTTTGCCGGAAAAATTCAGAAAAGAATTAAGTTATTTGGGTTCTGTATCAGGTCGTGATGAGGATAAGATTGCTAAAGCTGGATTAAGTTTAACTTATCAAGAAGAAGTCCCATATTTTGAGGAAAGTGAGTTAGTATTGATTTGTAAAAAACTTTTCGTGCAAGAATTTAAAGATGAGAGTTTTTTAGATAAAAGCATTCTTGACACTTGGTACAAAGCTGGTGACAACCATTATCTATACATTGCAGAAATAATAGATGTATTGAAAAAATAA
- a CDS encoding NAD(P)/FAD-dependent oxidoreductase, with protein MLKIVNLRMGLNSKQTLEQLVARKLMVAVEEILLVSVIKKSIDARKKNNICLVYAVVVQLKDNKKIIKLIGKDKDISLVELEQKEKIEYGVQAIKQRPVIVGAGPAGLIATYFLAKHGYRPLLLERGKAVLERSQDVALFWQKGLLDLESNVQFGEGGAGTFSDGKLTTRISDPIIREVLEIFVEQGAPQEIIYKHKPHIGTDILKKVVTNISKSIRQLGGEIRFSSKVTDLEINADKLVAITVNNQEKISCENLILAIGHSARDTYKMLLAKNVQLQNKPLAVGVRIEHRQDYINKLQYGEYASSPLLDVADYSVIYQDKENKRAVYSFCMCPGGKVVASTNQAGCVVTNGMSFFKRDNELANAALVVTVDERDYGTEALAVIEFQEKYEHKAYLAAGEDYFAPAQDAQSFLNDSGPSLAVDFKSSYLPGVRACALQDILPISVVESLKKALRYYEQRMPGFTQNALLIGVETRTSAPVRILRDEKTRQSLNVQGLYPTGEGAGYAGGIMSAAVDGYHAAVAIMKQYRKFDDM; from the coding sequence TTGTTAAAAATAGTTAATTTGCGAATGGGTTTAAACAGTAAACAAACCCTAGAACAACTGGTAGCTAGAAAATTAATGGTGGCTGTTGAGGAAATTTTACTGGTTTCAGTAATTAAAAAATCTATCGATGCGCGTAAAAAGAATAATATTTGTCTGGTTTATGCAGTAGTTGTGCAGTTAAAAGATAATAAGAAGATAATAAAACTCATAGGTAAAGACAAAGATATTAGTTTGGTAGAATTGGAACAAAAAGAAAAAATTGAATATGGAGTACAAGCAATAAAACAACGACCTGTAATTGTTGGTGCAGGTCCAGCAGGGTTAATTGCGACTTATTTTTTAGCAAAGCATGGTTATCGACCTTTGTTATTAGAACGAGGTAAGGCAGTTTTAGAACGCAGTCAAGATGTAGCCTTATTTTGGCAAAAAGGGTTATTAGACTTAGAATCAAATGTGCAATTTGGTGAAGGTGGAGCGGGAACTTTTTCAGATGGGAAATTAACAACACGCATTTCTGATCCAATAATTAGGGAAGTTTTGGAAATCTTTGTAGAGCAAGGCGCACCACAAGAAATTATATATAAGCATAAACCGCATATAGGTACGGATATTTTGAAAAAAGTTGTTACAAATATTTCAAAATCCATACGTCAACTAGGCGGCGAAATAAGATTTTCTAGTAAAGTAACTGACTTAGAAATTAATGCAGACAAGTTGGTGGCGATAACTGTTAACAATCAGGAAAAAATTTCTTGTGAAAATTTAATTTTGGCAATTGGACACAGTGCACGAGATACTTACAAAATGCTGTTGGCTAAAAATGTACAGTTGCAAAATAAACCATTAGCAGTTGGAGTGCGGATAGAACATAGACAAGATTATATAAATAAATTACAATATGGAGAATACGCTAGCTCACCATTATTAGATGTAGCTGATTATAGTGTTATTTATCAGGATAAAGAAAATAAGCGAGCGGTGTATTCGTTTTGTATGTGTCCAGGTGGCAAAGTAGTTGCTTCAACTAATCAAGCTGGGTGTGTGGTTACGAATGGCATGAGTTTTTTTAAACGCGATAATGAATTAGCAAATGCTGCCTTGGTAGTTACAGTTGATGAGCGAGATTATGGGACAGAAGCATTGGCGGTAATTGAATTTCAAGAAAAATATGAACACAAAGCTTACCTAGCGGCAGGCGAAGACTATTTTGCCCCAGCTCAAGATGCGCAGAGCTTTTTAAATGATTCTGGGCCAAGTCTAGCAGTAGATTTTAAAAGCTCATATTTGCCAGGAGTTAGAGCTTGTGCGTTGCAAGATATTTTACCGATTAGTGTTGTAGAAAGTCTGAAAAAAGCTCTGCGATATTATGAACAAAGAATGCCCGGCTTCACACAAAATGCCTTGCTTATTGGTGTAGAAACAAGAACTTCAGCACCAGTAAGGATTTTGCGTGATGAAAAAACACGACAATCTTTGAATGTACAAGGACTATATCCAACTGGTGAGGGTGCTGGTTATGCTGGCGGGATTATGAGTGCGGCTGTAGATGGTTATCATGCGGCAGTGGCAATAATGAAACAATATCGCAAATTTGATGATATGTAA
- the glmM gene encoding phosphoglucosamine mutase codes for MSRLFGTDGVRGVANSVLTPELAFKLGRAVTKYFAKEGKPEILIGRDTRLSGKMLESALAAGICSAGGDACLVGVMPTPAIAYLTSKKQATVGVVISASHNPFMDNGIKFFSSTGHKLPDTVEDAIEEIINNDCDYANRPIGEQVGIIDVDFNLAQEYVEHVVGTLDCDFRGIKVVLDCANGAGYEVAPVILRSLGAEVITIFNEPNGININENCGSTHLENLKRAVLEYKADIGIANDGDADRCLIVDEQGQEVDGDQIMLICALELMKIGKLKDNVLVTTVMSNIGLHRAMKEHGGRCEVTPVGDRYVLEKMLEAGYLLGGEQSGHVIFSDYATTGDGIVTATQVIRSMVKNNQPVSQLAKLMVRYPQILVNAKVKSKQGWQENPTISQEIAKAEQEIGENGRILVRASGTENLIRVMAEGENQEQLDCLAHKIAEVIIAEQRKFDL; via the coding sequence ATGAGTAGATTATTTGGTACAGACGGAGTAAGAGGCGTAGCTAATAGTGTTTTAACTCCAGAACTGGCTTTTAAGCTGGGGAGAGCAGTGACAAAATATTTTGCTAAAGAGGGTAAACCAGAAATTTTAATCGGTAGAGATACAAGGTTATCTGGCAAAATGTTAGAAAGTGCTTTAGCGGCAGGAATTTGTTCTGCGGGTGGTGATGCTTGTTTGGTAGGAGTAATGCCGACACCAGCAATTGCTTATTTGACCAGTAAAAAACAGGCAACAGTTGGGGTTGTGATTTCGGCTTCACACAATCCATTTATGGACAATGGAATAAAATTTTTCTCAAGTACTGGGCATAAGTTGCCTGACACGGTGGAAGATGCAATAGAAGAGATTATTAATAATGACTGTGACTATGCTAATCGACCAATCGGCGAACAAGTAGGTATAATTGATGTTGATTTTAACTTAGCACAAGAATATGTTGAACATGTAGTTGGAACTTTAGATTGTGATTTTCGCGGCATAAAAGTAGTTTTAGATTGTGCAAACGGCGCAGGTTATGAAGTAGCACCAGTGATTTTGAGAAGCCTAGGGGCTGAAGTTATTACAATTTTCAACGAGCCTAATGGGATAAATATCAACGAAAATTGTGGTTCTACGCATTTAGAAAATTTAAAGCGAGCTGTTTTAGAATATAAGGCGGATATAGGTATTGCAAATGATGGTGATGCTGACCGTTGCCTGATTGTAGATGAACAAGGTCAAGAAGTAGATGGCGACCAGATAATGCTTATTTGTGCGCTAGAATTAATGAAAATTGGCAAGCTGAAAGATAATGTGTTAGTGACAACGGTAATGAGCAATATTGGCTTGCATCGTGCGATGAAAGAGCATGGGGGTCGATGTGAGGTTACGCCAGTAGGTGACCGATATGTGTTAGAAAAAATGCTAGAAGCGGGCTATTTGTTAGGTGGAGAACAGTCAGGACATGTTATTTTTTCAGATTACGCAACTACGGGAGATGGAATTGTAACGGCAACACAAGTAATCAGAAGCATGGTAAAAAACAATCAACCGGTTTCCCAATTAGCTAAACTTATGGTTCGTTATCCACAAATATTAGTTAATGCCAAGGTAAAAAGCAAACAAGGTTGGCAAGAAAATCCTACAATTTCACAAGAAATTGCCAAAGCAGAACAAGAAATAGGGGAGAATGGTAGAATTTTAGTGCGCGCTTCAGGTACAGAAAACTTAATTAGAGTTATGGCTGAAGGCGAGAATCAAGAACAATTGGATTGCTTAGCACACAAAATTGCTGAAGTTATTATAGCTGAACAAAGAAAATTTGACCTATAA
- a CDS encoding CdaR family protein — MTIFRRHPTLFAKIISVVVACALWLYVINEQNPPIETTFNITVEQHNLGPKLIVTGMPEKIKLKVRAPRTVLSKISASDLKAYVELKGREEGKYSLPIQASIPQVLEILDMQPNTANLQLDKAAQRVLPVDINFVGNIASNVTVGKTIVSPNEVVVSGGGSKVSSVAKIIAYLDLNDQEKDFNKDLKLVALDSKNIIVEDVIIQPDKVSVSAKLLQKLAKGTFPVKINTIGLLPEGITIAGISTEPERVSLTATPDLLAKINEVEIEAIDLSKITKSTTLKVKLLPIIDAVASHSEVEVKISINKK; from the coding sequence ATGACTATTTTTAGAAGACATCCGACTCTTTTTGCTAAAATTATATCTGTAGTAGTTGCTTGTGCCTTATGGCTATACGTAATTAATGAACAAAATCCACCAATTGAAACAACCTTTAATATAACCGTAGAACAACATAATTTGGGACCTAAATTGATTGTTACAGGTATGCCCGAAAAAATTAAACTTAAAGTTCGTGCGCCTAGAACGGTATTAAGTAAGATCTCCGCTAGTGATTTAAAGGCTTATGTAGAATTGAAGGGGCGAGAAGAAGGAAAGTATTCATTGCCAATTCAAGCCTCTATCCCACAGGTGCTAGAAATACTTGATATGCAACCTAATACTGCAAATTTGCAATTGGACAAAGCTGCACAAAGAGTTTTGCCAGTTGATATTAATTTTGTGGGGAACATTGCCTCTAACGTTACGGTTGGGAAAACCATTGTTTCGCCTAACGAAGTAGTTGTGTCTGGTGGTGGTAGCAAAGTATCTTCTGTAGCTAAAATCATTGCCTATTTAGATTTAAATGACCAAGAGAAAGATTTTAATAAAGACTTGAAGTTAGTGGCTTTAGATTCTAAAAATATCATAGTGGAAGATGTAATAATTCAACCAGATAAGGTTAGTGTATCCGCAAAACTATTGCAAAAATTAGCCAAAGGCACTTTTCCTGTAAAAATAAATACAATAGGCTTATTACCAGAAGGTATAACAATTGCAGGAATTTCTACTGAGCCAGAAAGAGTTAGTTTGACAGCTACGCCAGATTTATTGGCGAAGATAAATGAAGTTGAAATAGAAGCCATCGATTTATCTAAAATAACAAAAAGTACAACTTTAAAAGTTAAGTTATTGCCGATTATTGACGCAGTAGCATCACATTCGGAAGTAGAAGTTAAAATTAGTATTAATAAAAAATAA
- a CDS encoding methyl-accepting chemotaxis protein: MVNDSIDSSVLLTELKTASEDMKKVIEGVQDIAKQTNLLSLNSAIEAARAGEAGRGFSVVAEEIKKLATKSFESTKESGKIIQNIVTRADEVMAVRTADLAYDTIDKVDRNLFERNCDAQAWANFDRVRKCLCTSDASVIKDTREFLKKIIDIYEVYFELLVIDLQGNIVATGNNSEHIGKNVAQAEWFKEVQKVNAISVSDLYICPLGNRPALAYSCPIYDHEQKNIIGYFSSRFNWEFIYDILDSARVGKNGAIYIVNKNGYVIASKDHEDILKTDLSNLQGVQEAIKGEIYGYTLEKQRTGATKIVGYAHTRGYNAYRGKNWSAIAVEVM; encoded by the coding sequence ATGGTAAATGATAGCATTGACTCTTCGGTGCTCTTAACAGAATTAAAAACCGCCAGTGAGGACATGAAAAAAGTAATCGAAGGTGTGCAAGATATTGCTAAACAAACAAATTTGCTGTCTTTGAATTCAGCGATAGAAGCTGCACGTGCTGGTGAAGCAGGTAGAGGCTTTAGTGTGGTTGCAGAAGAAATAAAAAAATTAGCAACTAAAAGTTTTGAATCCACAAAAGAGAGCGGCAAAATAATCCAAAATATTGTAACTAGAGCAGATGAAGTAATGGCAGTAAGAACAGCAGATTTGGCCTATGACACTATTGACAAAGTGGATCGCAACTTATTTGAGCGAAATTGTGATGCGCAAGCTTGGGCAAATTTTGATCGAGTACGTAAATGTCTTTGTACTAGTGATGCATCTGTAATTAAAGATACTAGAGAATTTTTGAAAAAAATAATAGATATTTATGAAGTTTATTTTGAATTACTGGTAATAGATTTACAAGGAAATATTGTGGCTACTGGTAATAATTCTGAGCATATAGGTAAAAATGTTGCTCAAGCAGAGTGGTTTAAGGAAGTACAAAAGGTAAATGCGATTTCGGTATCGGATTTATATATTTGCCCACTAGGTAATAGGCCAGCTTTAGCTTATTCTTGTCCAATATATGATCATGAGCAGAAAAATATTATTGGTTATTTTTCATCACGGTTTAATTGGGAGTTTATCTATGATATTTTAGATAGTGCACGGGTGGGGAAAAATGGAGCTATTTATATTGTAAATAAAAATGGTTATGTAATTGCTAGCAAAGACCATGAGGATATTTTAAAAACTGATTTAAGCAATTTACAAGGTGTACAAGAAGCTATAAAAGGCGAAATTTACGGTTATACCTTGGAAAAGCAAAGAACTGGAGCAACAAAAATAGTGGGGTATGCGCATACTCGCGGTTATAATGCTTATCGAGGAAAAAATTGGTCAGCTATTGCGGTTGAAGTTATGTAA
- a CDS encoding helix-turn-helix domain-containing protein — MKMTLCQRLNRKRREFQLRQEDVAKYLGFESKNAYWSIENGRTKLRTEHLVLLMALYNVSAEYFLLDEAPKEKIL; from the coding sequence ATGAAAATGACATTATGCCAACGTTTAAATAGAAAACGTAGAGAGTTCCAGTTGCGGCAGGAAGATGTGGCAAAGTATTTGGGATTTGAGAGCAAAAACGCTTACTGGAGCATTGAAAACGGCAGAACGAAACTTCGCACAGAGCACTTGGTGCTGTTAATGGCCCTTTACAATGTATCGGCGGAGTATTTTCTATTGGACGAAGCACCAAAGGAAAAAATTCTTTAG